One Pseudomonadota bacterium DNA window includes the following coding sequences:
- a CDS encoding HAMP domain-containing histidine kinase, whose protein sequence is MKPSPLHSGNSEASSEAPGRERAGPPAAIPAGMGLRAQIVLALALLFAVSWGLVAFVAVQLTQRARALDELQDVQRLGRLLDEVHARELPQQRFEQLLGQVMVAFDLQALKVRDAKGRVVEAGNNGGRPGLSVPLRRGGRLTLWHRAARSARSDSLARLLLFYVVFTGGAILLLTYFALTHLIVRPLDQLTRASERLPSASVAAQIPKRSAAEVQRLNAAINDMASKLRAERAAMQRRLRELEETTRELRQAEGHLTRSAKLASVGRLAAGVAHEIGNPLAAILGFVELLGDADLDQGQRKEFLARIGGETERIHRIIRDLLDFSRPPHNEGADLTSDPLEAVRDAINLIRPQKEMRAIELRERVAPGLFRVPGAQHRLTQVVLNLLLNAVDALKGKGQILVELGPNEDRTMLLLSVTDDGPGIPPQMLDQLFEPFSTTKSAGKGTGLGLAVSHTLVSSLGGSITASSGPKGGARFEVRLPRASRETPTAEGSPST, encoded by the coding sequence CATGGGGCTGCGTGCCCAGATCGTGCTGGCCCTGGCCCTGCTGTTCGCCGTCTCGTGGGGATTGGTAGCGTTCGTCGCGGTGCAGCTGACCCAGCGCGCTCGGGCGCTCGATGAGCTGCAGGATGTGCAGCGACTGGGTCGATTGCTCGATGAGGTGCATGCACGAGAGCTTCCCCAGCAGCGCTTCGAGCAGCTATTGGGTCAGGTCATGGTTGCGTTCGATCTGCAGGCGCTCAAAGTACGGGATGCGAAGGGACGGGTCGTGGAAGCGGGCAACAACGGCGGCCGGCCGGGCCTGAGCGTGCCGCTGCGACGGGGAGGTCGGCTGACGCTGTGGCATCGGGCCGCTCGCTCGGCGCGATCCGACTCGCTGGCACGGCTTCTGCTCTTTTACGTGGTATTCACCGGCGGGGCGATCCTGCTCTTGACGTACTTCGCGCTGACGCACCTCATCGTGCGTCCACTCGACCAGCTCACCCGCGCTTCGGAGCGTCTACCTTCAGCCAGCGTAGCGGCGCAGATACCCAAACGCAGCGCCGCGGAGGTGCAGCGACTCAACGCCGCCATCAACGACATGGCCAGCAAGCTGCGTGCGGAACGCGCCGCAATGCAACGGCGCCTCCGGGAGCTCGAGGAAACGACGCGCGAGCTGCGCCAGGCCGAAGGGCATTTGACGCGCAGCGCAAAGCTCGCGTCGGTGGGACGCCTGGCAGCGGGCGTTGCCCACGAGATCGGCAACCCGCTGGCGGCGATTCTCGGTTTTGTCGAGCTGCTGGGAGATGCGGACCTGGATCAAGGGCAGCGCAAGGAGTTTCTGGCCCGGATCGGCGGAGAAACCGAGCGAATCCACAGGATCATCCGCGATCTATTGGATTTTTCGAGACCCCCCCACAACGAAGGCGCGGATCTGACGAGCGATCCGCTCGAGGCCGTGCGCGATGCCATCAACCTGATTCGACCCCAAAAGGAAATGCGAGCCATCGAGCTGCGCGAGCGTGTGGCTCCAGGCTTGTTCCGGGTCCCTGGCGCCCAGCACCGCTTGACGCAGGTGGTGCTCAACCTGCTGTTGAACGCCGTCGATGCCCTAAAGGGCAAAGGCCAGATCCTGGTCGAGCTCGGGCCGAACGAGGATCGCACCATGCTGCTGCTTTCGGTCACCGATGACGGGCCCGGCATCCCGCCGCAGATGCTGGACCAGCTGTTCGAGCCCTTCAGCACCACCAAGTCAGCCGGCAAAGGCACCGGCCTCGGACTGGCCGTGAGCCATACGCTCGTGAGCTCGCTCGGCGGCAGCATCACGGCCTCAAGCGGTCCGAAGGGCGGCGCCCGCTTCGAAGTGCGGCTACCGCGCGCAAGCCGTGAGACGCCAACCGCCGAAGGGTCCCCCTCGACCTGA